From the Paraflavitalea soli genome, the window CCTGTCAGCAGTATTTAATGAATACGAAACCTGCAAAAGCAAGTTCAATGAAAAGGCTTATGCGCCTTACACCGAGTTTACCAGGCTCCAGGACCTCCTGAGTTCCGCCGGGAAAGACAGCCAGACGGCCTTTCGTAAGCACTTTATCAATGAATACAAAGGCACCATTGCCAGGATGTTGGGCGACCTGGTGAACCTCGAGGCAGCCTAGCGCTGCCTCGCCCATCCCACAAAAGAGAAGCAGGGATGCATAAGTAAATGAACATTCACTTATCTTTGCTTCAACAATGAGAACAAGAGATACCGATAAGGAAGACCTGGTAAGGCAAAAAACCATCGAAATGATTGTAAATGATGGACTTGACGGCTTTAGCATGCAAAAACTGGCCAAAGTGGCCAATATTTCACCTGCCACTCTTTATATATACTATAAGGACAAGGAAGATCTGTTGATGAAAGTGGTTCTTTCGGTGGTGGATGATATGATGAGCACGACGCTGGAGGGATTTGATCCTGAATTTCCCTTTGCCAAAGGAATGGAGATGCAGTGGAGGAACCGGCTGAAGTATTTTATGGAGTTTCCGTTGGAGACCCAGTTTATGGAGCAGGTGCGCTACTCGCCCATGTACGAAAAGATCCATGAAGCAATTGGAGCCAAATTTGGACGTGTGCTGGGGCCATTCGTGCATAAGGCCATCGCTAATAAAGAGCTGCGGGAAGTTCCTTTTGAAGTGTACTGGGCGGTGGCTTTTGCCCCCCTTTACCAGTTGATCAAGTTTCATCACCAGGGGGGGAAAAAGAATAAAGATTTTAAGCTCACAGAAGATGTTATGCTACTGGCGCTTGAAATGGTAATAAAAGGATTGAAGCCTTAAAAAATTTGCGGGACAAGTAAGTAAATGAATGTTCATTTAGACAATATAATCCACACTCGTCCGTCTACCGGGTCAGGATTGCAGGTGTTGGTGTTTAAAAATTGAAATGCCCGATTAATTAAAACTGATAATTATAGCCATGAATCAAGCCCAACCAGTTGCTGAAAAACTGTCCTTTACGCCCTACCAAAAGCTGGTAGTGGCCATCCTTGCCCTGCTGCAGTTTACCATTATCCTCGACTTTATGGTACTGTCGCCACTGGGCACTATCCTTATTAAAGAATTGAGCATCACCCCGGCCCGTTTTGGGTGGGTGGTATCAGCCTATGCCTTTAGCGCCGGTATCTCAGGTGTATTGGCAGCCGGTTTTGCCGATAAATACGACCGCAAGAAGCTGCTGGTGATCTTTTATATCGGTTTCCTGATCGGCACCGCCCTGTGTGCGATGGCTACCGACTTTCATTCCCTGCTCATAGCCCGCATTGTGACCGGTCTTTTTGCAGGTGTGGTAGGTTCGGCCAGTATGGCCATCGTTACCGACCTTTTCCCCATTCAAATGCGGGGCAGGGTAATGGGTTTCATACAAATGGCATTTGGCGGCAGCCAGGTATTGGGTATTCCCATTGGCCTGCTGCTGGCTACCCGCTGGGGCTGGCATTCCACTTTCTGGATGATCGTAGCTTTTGGTATCGTCCTGGGTTTTGTGATCATCACGTACATGAAACCCGTGACAGAGCACCTGAAACTGAGATCAGAAAAGAACCCCCTCGAGCACCTGGTGCATACCGTTTCCATGAGACCTTATCTCCTGGGCTTCCTGGGCACCATGCTGCTGGCTACCGGTGGTTTTATGATCATGCCTTTTGCCAGCACCTTTACTACCAATAACTTAGGTATACACCAGGATGCATTGCCCCAGCTGTACCTGATTACGGGGATCTGCTCGCTGGTATTGATGCCCCTGATCGGAAAGCTGAGCGACAAGATCGATAAATACATTGTATTCTGTATCGGTACCGCCCTCAGTATCCTGATGATCGGGGTGTACACCAACCTGGGCCATACCAGCTTTGCCGTACTGGCCGTGATCAACATTATCATGTTTTCCGGTATCATGTCGCGGATGATCCCCGCTTCTGCCATTACCAGCGCTATACCGGCGCCGCAGGACAGGGGCGCTTTTATGAGTATCAACTCTTCCGTGCAGCAGGTGTCCGGCGGTATTGCCGCTGCCATATCCGGAATGATCATTGTTGAAAACCCTGATAAGTCATTAAAGCATTTTGATACAGTGGGTTATGTGACGATGGTAGCCATGGTGATCGCAGCCGTGATCATGTATTTTGTGGCCAGACAGGTACAAAGGAAAACCGGTAAAGGCGTGCTGACCGTCAAACCGGTAGGAGAGGCGTTGGCTACTTAAAAAGCGGGCCTTGATCTCTACATACGGACAGGCTTAACGGCCGGATAACAGGAGTTTATTTTTTTGATAGCCGGGGTTTCGTTAAATTAGGTAATGAATACGCCGCGGAGACGCAAAGACGCTGAGGACAGGTAACCAACACTTACCTCTGCGACTGGGCGGGTTCCGCGGTTTTTTTATAATCTAAAATTGCTGTCATATGCTTAAACTTTCAGAATTGCAACCCGGAGACATTGTAATGGCCGAATTTGAAGGCCAGAAAATGGAAGGCACTGTGAAGGAACTGAACAAAGAAGACAGGGAAGTATGTGTGGAAACATCCGTCCAGGAATTTTGGTTCAAACCCGAACATCTCTTCCCCATTCCGCTGACCGAAGAACAATTGCTGAAACTGGGCTTTGAAAAGGTGGAGAACGGGGATGGTTCTGTGAAGTATAAGAAAGACTCCTTTCGCGTATTAGTGCCCCATAAGGGTGATTTCAGCGACCTGGAGATCTGGTGGCGGGAGGATCGCAGGCACCTGCGCCAGGCCATTAATGTACATGAATTGCAGAATCATTACTACCAGATGACCAAAGTTGAGCTTAATCCTGCCTGATTATCAAGGATTTTATCCTTATTTTCGCCGGCTTGAAGGCCGAAGTAGGGGAGAAAGGAAAATTTTATGTTATTATTTCATATTTCCGTGTGATAATCCTATCTTTGCGCCTCCTTAAACGAATATGGGAAAACAACCGCTGATTAAACAAGATGGAGTAATTCTGGAAGCCTTGTCCAATGCTATGTTCAGGGTGAAGTTGGAAAATGGTCATGAGATATTGGCCACCATCTCTGGAAAAATGCGGATGAATTACATCCGGATTTTGCCGGGTGATAAAGTGGGAGTGGAAATGAGCCCGTATGATCTGTCCAGAGGAAGGATTATTTTCAGGTACAAATAAGTAAAAAGTAATAACATGAAAGTTCGTGCATCCATCAAGAAGCGCAGCGCCGATTGTAAGATCGTGAGGAGGAAGGGAAGGCTGTATGTGATCAACAAAAAGAATCCCCGCTTCAAGCAAAGACAGGGTTAATTGGCAATGAGGCATTGGCAGGAAGCCAATATTTGTTGACAATATTAAATTGTAAATTAAAATTTCAAATCGAATATGGCTCGTATTGCCGGTGTAGACTTACCAAAAAATAAAAGGGGCGAGATTGGTCTTACCTATATTTTCGGTATTGGTCGCTCTACTGCTCAGTATATCCTGGGCAAAGCAGGTATCGATCTCAGCAAAAAAGTGAATGCTTGGGATGATGATGAACTGAACGCTATCCGTAACATCATTACCAATGAGTTTAAGGTAGAAGGTCAGTTGCGTTCTGAAGTACAGATGAGCATCAAGCGTTTGCTGGATATCGCCTGTTACCGCGGATTACGTCACCGTAAAGGCTTACCAGTTCGTGGACAACGTACACGTACCAATAGCCGTACACGGAAAGGTAAACGTAAGACTGTTGCTGGTAAGAAGAAAGCAGCTAAGAAATAATGCTACAGGGGCACTGGTATCCAGTGTCTCTGTTTTCATATTTTGCCTGTTACGCTTAGTAGCGGGCAGAAAGAGGCGCAACATGTTGCGTCTCTACGAATTTGAATCAACGCCGGATCGCCTCACAGCAGTAGGGTTGATTCAGTCCCACCACAAATGGGATCATTTTTAAACGTAAAGATTACCTGTTTACAAATCATGGCAAAAGCAGCTAAACAACAAGCTCCCAGCGCAAAAGCCGCTGCGAAAAAAAGAGTAGTAAAGGTTGACACCTATGGCGACGCACACATCGTAGCCAGCTTCAACAACCTGATCATCAGCATTACCAACAAGAACGGCCAGGTTATCTCCTGGAGCAGCGCCGGTAAAATGGGCTTCAAAGGTTCTAAAAAGAACACTCCCTATGCCGCTCAGATGGCATCTGCCGACGCAGCTAAGACCGCTTTCGATGCGGGTGTTAAGAAAGTAGACGTTTTCGTAAAAGGCCCCGGCGCCGGTCGCGAAAGCTCTATCCGTGGATTGGCGCAGAACGGTATCGAAGTAGTGATGATCAAGGACGTAACCCCGCTGCCACACAACGGTTGCCGTCCTCCCAAGAAAAGAAGAGTATAACCTGAAGCCGGAAGCCACCAGTCTGCGATTCAACGGAATCACCTCAGACCGCTGGCCCTGTTTGTCCGACTTCTATTCATAAACAGGGTGCCCGATTTATTTTTACGATTTTTATTGATCAGGCGCCGACACCAAAAAATCAACTAAACAATTATGGCACGTTACACTGGTCCCAAAACAAGAATCTGCCGCATTTTCGGCGAGCCCATTTTAGGTAATGGTAAATACCTGAGCAAGAACAGCAATCCTCCCGGTCAACATGGTCCTACCAAAAAACGTAAGGCTCCGGGTGAATATGCCCTTCAGTTGAAAGAAAAGCAAAAAGCAAAATACACTTACGGCGTTCTCGAAAAACAATTCCGTAAGACTTTTGAAGAAGCCAACCGTATCAAAGGCGTTACCGGTGAAAACCTCATCAAACTCCTCGAAGCACGTTTGGACAACGCGGTATACCGTCTTGGTATCTCCCCTTCACGCCCAGGTGCACGTCAGCTGGTATCTCACAAACACATCACTGTAAACGGTGAAGTAGTGAACGTACCTTCTTTCCAACTGAAACCAGGCGATGTAATTGGTATCAAGGAAAAAGACAAAGCCAATGCTTCTATTACCGGTCAGTTCCGTGGTAAGAACGTTAAGTTCTCCTGGCTGGATTGGAGCGAAAGCGAAATGCAAGGTACTTTCATCGCTTATCCTGAGCGTGAAAGCGTACCTGAGAACATTAAGGAGCAGTTGATTGTTGAATTGTATTCTAAGTAAGGATAAACGTGGCTGAAAGCAGTCACACCCTCCGTACTCGAATAGCAGGCATTCAGATTGTTCATCGTTTAAGGCAGCTGATCAGCCAAGCCTTCAAACACGTAAAAAACAGAAATTTTAAAATATGGCCATTTTAAATTTCCAAAAGCCAGACAAGATCGTTTTACAGAAAGCAACGGAATTCGAAGCTCAATTTGAGTTTCGCCCGTTGGAACCCGGTTTCGGTGTAACCATTGGTAACGCCTTACGCAGGGTGTTGCTGAGCTCACTGGAAGGTTATGCCATCGTAGGTATCCGCATTGAAGGAGTAGACCACGAGTTTGCTACCATCAAAGGCATTACCGAAGATGTACTGGAAATCATCCTGAACTTAAAGCAGGTTCGCTTCAAAAAGAAAGTGGATCATGAAGTAGGTGCAGAGAAGATCACCCTGAGTATTAAGAACAAAGCTGAATTTACAGCCGGTATGATCGGCGAGGCTACACAAAGCTTCGACATCATGAACCCCGATCTGCTGATCTGTACTTTAGATACTTCAGCCAAACTGGACATCGAACTGTCTGTTTCAAAAGGACGTGGTTACGTTCCTGCTGAAGACAACAAAGTAAAAGATGCTCCATTTGGTTACATCCCTACGGATGCTATCTTCACGCCCATCAAGAACGTTAAGTACGCTATTGAGAACACGCGTGTGGAACAACGTACGGACTATGAGAAACTGATCATGGATGTAAACACCGATGGAACCATCCATCCGGAAGAGGCGGTGAAACAGGCCAGCCGTATCCTGATCCAGCACCTCATGATCATCACCGACGAAAACATCACTTTCGACAACAAGGAAGACAAGAAAGAAGATGTGGTGGATGAGCAAATGCTGCAACTGCGTAAGATATTGAAAACACCGCTGGAAGACCTCGATCTGTCAGTACGTGCTTTCAACTGTCTGAAAGCTGCCAAGATCAACTCCCTCAGCGAACTGGTACAATACGAGCAGGAAGACCTGATGAAGTTCCGCAACTTCGGTCAGAAGTCACTGGCCGAAATTGAGCAGGTATTGGCTGAAAGAGGTTTGCACTTCGGTATGGACCTGAGCAAACTGGGATTGGATAAAGAAGAATTGTAATTTTTTATAACAGTAGACTGTAATTCCTGACACGGTACGGTCGGTAAAACTTAAAAGTCATGCGTCACGGAGACAAGATCAACAACCTGGGCAGAACAGCGTCACACAGAAGGGCGTTGCTGAGCAACTTAGCCTGCGAGCTGATTGCCCACAAGAGAATCGTTACTACCCTCGCCAAGGCCAAAGCGTTGCGTACGTACATTGAACCCCTGATCACCAAGGGTAAAGAAAATACTACGCACCAACGTCGTGTAGTGTTCAGCTACCTGCAGGATAAAGAGGCTATCACTGAACTGTTCAGCACCATTGCTGAGAAGATCGGTGGCCGTCCCGGTGGTTATACCCGCGTTATTAAGCTCGGCATCCGCCAGGGTGATAATGCAGAAATGGGGTTGATTGAACTGGTAGACTTCAACGAGATCTACGGTAAAGGCAAAACTGAGGCGAAAGAACCAGCTAAGAAAACCCGTCGTGGCAGAACCTCCAAAAAAGCGGGTGATGCTAAAGCCGATGATTCAAAGCCTGAAGAAAAAGCTGCCGAATAAGCATGATTTAACTTCTTTTGATACCAAAGCCCCGCATATGATTTGCGGGGCTTTTTTTGGGTACCTGAGGCTGTCTGGAAGGGTGGGTCGCCCTTGAAGGGCGGCTCACCCTTCCAGAGCGGTTCACCCTTGAAGGGTGGCTCACCCGGTCTAAAGAAGCCTGTCGAATGTCAGGCTGAGCCTGTCGAAGCCGCCTAAAGACCTCCTAACAACTTGAGGTACAAACTGTGAACAATTTTAACTTCAAATACCTTTAATAATTCTTTTCTTTGCAAAATTTTTCACTACACATGTCCACATCACAAAAACCTGCTGTTCTGTTATTGGCGGATGGTACCGTTCACATTGGTAAAGCTTTTGGAAAGATTGGTACTACTGCCGGGGAAATTTGTTTTAATACCGGGATGACCGGATACCAGGAAGTGTTCACTGATCCCAGCTATTATGGCCAGATCATCATCATGAACAACGTGCATGTTGGTAACTATGGTACCAAAGAGACCGATGTTGAGTCCAACAGCGTGAAGATACGTGGCCTGATTGCCCGTAACCTGGAAGAGCAGTATTCCCGTAAGCAGGCTGATGCCTCTCTCGAGAAATACCTGCAGGACAACAACATCGTTTGTATTGAAGAAATTGATACCCGTGCCCTGGTAACCCATGTACGCGAAGCCGGTGCCATGAACTGCATCATTTCTTCCGAAATACTCGATGTGGAAGAGTTGAAGAAAGAACTAGCTAAAATACCCAGCATGGACGGTCTCGAACTGGCCAGCTATGTAAGCACCGAAAAGCCTTACACCATGGGCGATGAAGCCACAGCGGCTGTGAAAGTAGCAGTAATGGATTATGGCACCAAAAGAAATATCCTGCAGTGCATGGTCGACAGAGGCGCTTTTGTAAAAGTGTTTCCTGCCAAGACCACCATCAGCGAATTAAAGCAATTCAATCCCGATGGTTATTTCATCTCCAACGGCCCCGGCGACCCTGCGGCCATGGATTATGCAGTAGCTACCGTGAAAGAGATACTGAAAGAAAGCAAGCCTACCTTCGGCATCTGCCTGGGCCATCAACTGCTGGCACTGGCTAATGATATCGATACTTTTAAGCTGCACCACGGTCACCGTGGATTGAACCACCCGGTGAAGAACCTGGTAACCGGTAAGTGCGAGATCACCACCCAGAATCACGGTTTTGGTGTGGACCCCGAATCTGTGAAGAAAGCAAAGAATGTGGAGATCACCCACGTAAATCTCAATGATGATTCCATTGAAGGTATCCGTTTGAAAGACAAGCCCGCTTTCTCTGTGCAGTATCACCCCGAAGCTACACCCGGCCCGCACGATAGCCGCTACCTGTTTGATGATTTCATCAACCTGGTAAAAGAGCATAAATAAAGAATGCATTCCTTCTTCTGACAAAGAGGGCGTGTATTGAAATAATACAAGAAAGGGTGGGTCGCCTTCCAAAGGCGGCTCACCCTTTCGGTTGTTTAATGCAAATGCCGTACTTTTAGCCGGTAAACTATTATATGAAGATCGCGATCATCAATGGACCTAATCTCAACCTGCTGGGCAAGCGGGAAACGGATATCTACGGCAATATGTCTTTCGATAAATACATGGAAGAATTGAAAGCCCAATACCCGCAGGTAAGTTTTCATTATTACCAAAGCAATATAGAAGGGGAGTTGGTGAATGAGATCCAGCGTATAGGATTTGAGTATGATGGCATCATCCTCAACCCCGCAGCTTATACACATACTTCAGTGGCTATTGGCGATGCCATTGCCGCCATCAAAACGCCCGTGGTGGAAGTACATATCTCCAATGTACATGCCCGCGAGGATTTCCGTAAACTGTCCCATGTATCTGGCAAATCAGTGGGCAGCATCTTTGGCCTGGGCCTCAAAGGATATGAACTGGCCCTGCAATACCTGTTGAGCAGGAAGTAACAACAACTAAAGGAATACCCGCATCATCAGCGCAAAGCCATTGTCTTTTTTGG encodes:
- a CDS encoding TetR/AcrR family transcriptional regulator translates to MRTRDTDKEDLVRQKTIEMIVNDGLDGFSMQKLAKVANISPATLYIYYKDKEDLLMKVVLSVVDDMMSTTLEGFDPEFPFAKGMEMQWRNRLKYFMEFPLETQFMEQVRYSPMYEKIHEAIGAKFGRVLGPFVHKAIANKELREVPFEVYWAVAFAPLYQLIKFHHQGGKKNKDFKLTEDVMLLALEMVIKGLKP
- a CDS encoding MFS transporter gives rise to the protein MNQAQPVAEKLSFTPYQKLVVAILALLQFTIILDFMVLSPLGTILIKELSITPARFGWVVSAYAFSAGISGVLAAGFADKYDRKKLLVIFYIGFLIGTALCAMATDFHSLLIARIVTGLFAGVVGSASMAIVTDLFPIQMRGRVMGFIQMAFGGSQVLGIPIGLLLATRWGWHSTFWMIVAFGIVLGFVIITYMKPVTEHLKLRSEKNPLEHLVHTVSMRPYLLGFLGTMLLATGGFMIMPFASTFTTNNLGIHQDALPQLYLITGICSLVLMPLIGKLSDKIDKYIVFCIGTALSILMIGVYTNLGHTSFAVLAVINIIMFSGIMSRMIPASAITSAIPAPQDRGAFMSINSSVQQVSGGIAAAISGMIIVENPDKSLKHFDTVGYVTMVAMVIAAVIMYFVARQVQRKTGKGVLTVKPVGEALAT
- the infA gene encoding translation initiation factor IF-1, whose amino-acid sequence is MGKQPLIKQDGVILEALSNAMFRVKLENGHEILATISGKMRMNYIRILPGDKVGVEMSPYDLSRGRIIFRYK
- the ykgO gene encoding type B 50S ribosomal protein L36, with protein sequence MKVRASIKKRSADCKIVRRKGRLYVINKKNPRFKQRQG
- the rpsM gene encoding 30S ribosomal protein S13 produces the protein MARIAGVDLPKNKRGEIGLTYIFGIGRSTAQYILGKAGIDLSKKVNAWDDDELNAIRNIITNEFKVEGQLRSEVQMSIKRLLDIACYRGLRHRKGLPVRGQRTRTNSRTRKGKRKTVAGKKKAAKK
- the rpsK gene encoding 30S ribosomal protein S11 — encoded protein: MAKAAKQQAPSAKAAAKKRVVKVDTYGDAHIVASFNNLIISITNKNGQVISWSSAGKMGFKGSKKNTPYAAQMASADAAKTAFDAGVKKVDVFVKGPGAGRESSIRGLAQNGIEVVMIKDVTPLPHNGCRPPKKRRV
- the rpsD gene encoding 30S ribosomal protein S4; translated protein: MARYTGPKTRICRIFGEPILGNGKYLSKNSNPPGQHGPTKKRKAPGEYALQLKEKQKAKYTYGVLEKQFRKTFEEANRIKGVTGENLIKLLEARLDNAVYRLGISPSRPGARQLVSHKHITVNGEVVNVPSFQLKPGDVIGIKEKDKANASITGQFRGKNVKFSWLDWSESEMQGTFIAYPERESVPENIKEQLIVELYSK
- a CDS encoding DNA-directed RNA polymerase subunit alpha; the protein is MAILNFQKPDKIVLQKATEFEAQFEFRPLEPGFGVTIGNALRRVLLSSLEGYAIVGIRIEGVDHEFATIKGITEDVLEIILNLKQVRFKKKVDHEVGAEKITLSIKNKAEFTAGMIGEATQSFDIMNPDLLICTLDTSAKLDIELSVSKGRGYVPAEDNKVKDAPFGYIPTDAIFTPIKNVKYAIENTRVEQRTDYEKLIMDVNTDGTIHPEEAVKQASRILIQHLMIITDENITFDNKEDKKEDVVDEQMLQLRKILKTPLEDLDLSVRAFNCLKAAKINSLSELVQYEQEDLMKFRNFGQKSLAEIEQVLAERGLHFGMDLSKLGLDKEEL
- the rplQ gene encoding 50S ribosomal protein L17 — encoded protein: MRHGDKINNLGRTASHRRALLSNLACELIAHKRIVTTLAKAKALRTYIEPLITKGKENTTHQRRVVFSYLQDKEAITELFSTIAEKIGGRPGGYTRVIKLGIRQGDNAEMGLIELVDFNEIYGKGKTEAKEPAKKTRRGRTSKKAGDAKADDSKPEEKAAE
- the carA gene encoding glutamine-hydrolyzing carbamoyl-phosphate synthase small subunit; this encodes MSTSQKPAVLLLADGTVHIGKAFGKIGTTAGEICFNTGMTGYQEVFTDPSYYGQIIIMNNVHVGNYGTKETDVESNSVKIRGLIARNLEEQYSRKQADASLEKYLQDNNIVCIEEIDTRALVTHVREAGAMNCIISSEILDVEELKKELAKIPSMDGLELASYVSTEKPYTMGDEATAAVKVAVMDYGTKRNILQCMVDRGAFVKVFPAKTTISELKQFNPDGYFISNGPGDPAAMDYAVATVKEILKESKPTFGICLGHQLLALANDIDTFKLHHGHRGLNHPVKNLVTGKCEITTQNHGFGVDPESVKKAKNVEITHVNLNDDSIEGIRLKDKPAFSVQYHPEATPGPHDSRYLFDDFINLVKEHK
- the aroQ gene encoding type II 3-dehydroquinate dehydratase, coding for MKIAIINGPNLNLLGKRETDIYGNMSFDKYMEELKAQYPQVSFHYYQSNIEGELVNEIQRIGFEYDGIILNPAAYTHTSVAIGDAIAAIKTPVVEVHISNVHAREDFRKLSHVSGKSVGSIFGLGLKGYELALQYLLSRK